The Saccharomyces mikatae IFO 1815 strain IFO1815 genome assembly, chromosome: 11 genome has a segment encoding these proteins:
- the VPS51 gene encoding Vps51p (similar to Saccharomyces cerevisiae VPS51 (YKR020W); ancestral locus Anc_1.283): MAEQISHKKSLRVSSLNKDRRLLLREFYNLKNEPNKGEEDAQIEGTANKSHSDEGQVAAGNLNAEGNREKQAKKDELKVAEEDPKEESEDTNEEIGNLPFKRLVQIHNKLLGKETETNNSIKNTIYENYYDLIKVNDLLKEITNANEDKVGKLKQTVESLIKEL, encoded by the coding sequence ATGGCAGAACAGATCAGTCACAAGAAGTCTCTCAGAGTCAGCAGCCTGAACAAAGATAGAAGACTGCTCTTAAGAGAATTCTATAACTTAAAGAATGAACCAAACAAGGGTGAAGAAGATGCACAAATAGAAGGAACAGCCAATAAGTCTCACTCTGACGAGGGACAAGTTGCGGCTGGAAACTTAAATGCTGAAGGAAACAGGGAAAAACAGGCGAAGAAGGACGAATTGAAAGTAGCTGAAGAGGACCCCAAGGAGGAGTCAGAAGATACCAATGAAGAGATAGGAAACCTGCCTTTTAAAAGGCTAGTACAGATTCATAACAAGCTATTGGGAAAGGAAACTGAGACaaacaattctataaaaaatactatTTACGAAAATTATTACGACCTAATAAAAGTCAACGATCTTCTCAAAGAGATTACAAACGCTAATGAAGACAAAGTTGGTAAGCTGAAGCAAACCGTGGAATCTTTAATCAAGGAACTGTGA
- the SMKI11G2260 gene encoding uncharacterized protein (similar to Saccharomyces cerevisiae IML2 (YJL082W) and YKR018C; ancestral locus Anc_1.285), with protein sequence MFKVFGFGAKEEVPELSQEEKTKAILKQAHDFEQALRAMDYVLDDNADEGLALLDESDAKEASDQTINALARGVIEFLEATLGFEAEEMKKASATLAKAETLSLKSREKAQKVGLKSSSLYPPGTVYAVTYTESCLLHALLMIFSESMMEAAKAILKLRKSYYMLQEILETIKAANKEKKQKLSSGDDKESTPATFISGGDAFNSVDIPYKLTPEEQKDKDLLQFAEQIHSMRTERLSGAHIGNSPAINRLRSELGLQAMEDLPKKEITDHQVLSSEIDLSQATIDEFVHSGVNLCFGILQVVISLLPPAIGAVLSVVGFRGSREEGLRLVWRSTKQRNVHGCIGLLALMFYYDGPFQFTDDDFDIPAAVKDSGNSDDSDDEDMDGPTLLHPGKILEDALLQSRALFPNSALWLLNEARMLSGKGRLEEAVALMDSIDVSQIRMRQVKSLMIFDRAITLIHLHQYDRAAEDILSLLEISDWSHAFYTYFAGCCYLENWRMCEMGALKSDKKDEYQRKAEELIFTSVDLIGKKTFKSKNLPLDRFILRKVEQFKAKKEELGVENPLDAIATSPVHEIAYFYNGYNRMSEEHLELAKKMLTEYRNPAIEALDSDQELIKDLLVSLTLRRLGYIQEGCDLLDEKVLPKFFSTQNGKVKYIKKTEDPWAYPTALYERALFAWKIRGMDGLSESKEWLLRAQGYADDYELSTRVGMKIKAAIDRVDHSL encoded by the coding sequence ATGTTTAAAGTGTTCGGTTTCGGTGCAAAGGAGGAGGTTCCTGAGCTTTCacaggaagaaaaaaccaaagCTATTTTGAAACAAGCTCATGATTTTGAGCAAGCATTACGTGCAATGGATTACGTCTTGGACGATAACGCTGATGAGGGATTGGCTTTATTAGATGAGAGTGATGCTAAAGAAGCTTCAGATCAAACCATTAATGCGTTGGCTCGTGGTGTCATTGAGTTTTTGGAGGCAACTTTAGGTTTCGAAGctgaagaaatgaaaaaggcTTCTGCTACTTTGGCCAAGGCAGAAACTTTGTCCTTGAAAAGTAGAGAGAAGGCGCAGAAGGTTGGATTGAAGAGTAGTTCTCTATATCCTCCTGGGACGGTTTATGCAGTGACTTATACGGAATCATGCCTTTTGCATGCACTTTTGATGATCTTCAGTGAAAGTATGATGGAAGCAGCCAAGGCGATCTTAAAGCTCAGAAAATCGTACTACATGTTAcaagaaattttggaaactATCAAAGCTGCCaataaggaaaagaaacaaaaactgTCTTCTGGTGATGATAAAGAATCCACGCCAGCTACATTTATAAGTGGCGGTGATGCGTTCAATTCTGTTGATATACCTTACAAACTGACCCCTGAAGAACAAAAGGATAAAGATCTTTTACAGTTTGCTGAACAAATACATAGTATGAGGACCGAAAGATTGTCTGGTGCCCACATCGGTAACTCTCCGGCAATTAATAGATTGAGAAGTGAGCTGGGATTGCAAGCAATGGAAGATTTGCCAAAGAAGGAAATAACTGATCATCAAGTTCTTTCGAGTGAAATAGATTTAAGTCAAGCCACAATTGATGAATTCGTCCATTCTGGTGTCAATTTATGTTTTGGTATTCTACAAGTCGTTATATCATTGTTGCCACCCGCTATTGGTGCAGTTCTTTCTGTAGTGGGCTTCAGAGGATCCAGAGAAGAAGGCCTGAGACTCGTTTGGAGATCCACCAAGCAAAGAAACGTCCATGGCTGTATTGGTTTGTTAGCTTTGATGTTTTACTACGATGGGCCTTTTCAGTTCACTGACgatgattttgatattCCTGCAGCAGTTAAGGATTCTGGCAACAGTGATGAttcagatgatgaagatatggaCGGTCCTACGCTGTTGCATCCTGGAAAGATACTGGAAGATGCATTGCTGCAATCAAGAGCGCTATTCCCCAATAGTGCATTATGGCTTTTGAACGAGGCAAGGATGCTTTCTGGTAAGGGACGGTTAGAGGAAGCGGTTGCGTTGATGGATTCAATTGACGTCTCCCAAATACGGATGAGGCAAGTCAAGTCCTTGATGATTTTCGATCGTGCCATCACATTGATCCATTTGCACCAATACGACAGAGCCGCAGAAGATATTTTATCACTATTAGAAATCAGCGATTGGTCACATGCATTTTATACATATTTTGCCGGCTGTTGCTATCTAGAAAATTGGAGAATGTGCGAAATGGGGGCATTAAAGTCAGACAAGAAGGATGAATATCAAAGGAAGGCCGAAGAACTTATTTTCACATCAGTGGATTTGATAGGTAAGAAGACtttcaaatcaaagaatttgCCATTAGATAGGTTTATACTGAGAAAAGTTGAGCAATTCAAAGCGAAGAAGGAGGAACTTGGAGTGGAAAATCCACTGGATGCTATCGCTACTTCGCCAGTTCACGAAATCGCATATTTCTATAATGGTTACAATAGAATGTCTGAAGAGCATTTGGAGTTAGCGAAGAAAATGCTAACGGAGTATAGAAACCCTGCTATTGAAGCACTAGATTCCGATCAAGAGTTAATCAAGGAtcttttagtttctttgaCATTAAGAAGATTGGGTTATATCCAAGAAGGATGTGATTTATTGGATGAAAAGGTATTACCTAAGTTCTTCTCTACGCAGAATGGCAAGGTGaagtatataaagaagACTGAAGATCCGTGGGCTTATCCAACTGCACTTTATGAACGTGCTCTATTCGCGTGGAAAATAAGAGGTATGGATGGTCTTTCAGAGAGTAAAGAATGGTTGTTGAGAGCTCAAGGCTATGCAGATGACTATGAGTTGAGTACTCGTGTAGGCATGAAAATCAAAGCAGCAATTGACCGGGTTGATCACTCGTTATAA
- the MIC60 gene encoding Mic60p (similar to Saccharomyces cerevisiae FCJ1 (YKR016W); ancestral locus Anc_1.288), with protein MLRSTASRHNVLRRGLASINTGTTVTSTKASHKFRNTFWTITLSVTAFYAGGIIYSQKNDKFGDFFSNRIPFAENLLETYEHYHDRPTLFLGDSWDKLKTKGKELVPGLASSQSARNSKGKNIELKRILSLKPLDIETDNSDPQLKEIISSLNVLIENLNDSNLSIPETNFNLMKKSSEELLENISQLNETLKEALSKYMIQRTSDVITELNTQYENSKREFEKNLQKNLLQEVEEFKENLTKQKDKELEEKLKANEELLEAKHANEVGLLSITQVKEFNKIIKDKIEKERNGRLAHLEEINSEVTDLSKSIDRSSKILSKNEALVQLTFQVDEIKSRINNNNLPNVNIDKEVSKLKLLSGLLSTFNKKSCCNDGKRCCCKKVSKIDNQEKKVSCKCEPKKNPPSLLSVALDELESTCSGKNILSNEQIYNRWNLLADDFKTASLLPPNSGILGQLGAKFFSFFLFTKTGNPSDATDFDSVYARVGDNLRVSNLNDAVEEVVSLEGWPHKVCEGWIEDARRKLEVQRLVEILDCEIRTL; from the coding sequence ATGCTAAGAAGTACTGCCTCTCGGCACAATGTTTTAAGGAGGGGTTTAGCCAGCATAAACACAGGAACTACCGTTACATCAACCAAAGCTTCACATAAGTTTCGCAACACTTTTTGGACTATTACTTTGTCAGTTACAGCATTCTACGCCGGAGGTATTATATATTcacaaaaaaatgacaaattcggagattttttttccaacagAATTCCTTTTGCTGAGAATTTGCTAGAAACATATGAACATTATCATGATAGGCCAACTTTGTTTCTGGGAGACTCCTGGGACAAATTGAAGACAAAGGGCAAAGAACTAGTCCCTGGATTGGCTAGTAGTCAGTCAGCCCGCAATTCTAAAGGGAAAAAcattgaattgaaaaggatTCTATCGTTGAAACCACTGGACATCGAAACGGACAATTCTGATCCGCaactaaaagaaatcaTAAGCTCCCTGAATGTTCTCATCGAGAATTTGAACGATTCAAACCTCTCCATTCCTGAAACAAACTTcaatttaatgaaaaagtcCAGCGAAGAATTACTGGAGAATATATCTCAATTAAACGAAACATTGAAAGAGGCTTTATCCAAATACATGATACAAAGAACATCTGATGTAATTACAGAACTAAACACGCAATatgaaaattcaaaaagagaatttgaaaaaaacctTCAGAAAAACCTATTACAAGAAGTAGAGGAGTTTAAGGAAAACTTGACTAAAcaaaaagacaaagaactggaagaaaaattaaaggCCAATGAAGAATTACTAGAGGCCAAACATGCTAATGAAGTAGGCTTACTCTCTATTACTCAAGTAAAAGAatttaataaaattattaaaGACAAAAtcgaaaaggaaagaaatggtAGATTAGCCCatttagaagaaataaactcTGAAGTCACCGATTTAAGTAAATCTATTGACAGATCAAGTAAAATTTTGAGTAAAAACGAGGCTCTTGTACAATTGACTTTCCAAGTAGATGAGATCAAATCCAGGatcaacaataataacttACCAAATGTGAATATTGACAAGGAAGTATCCAAATTGAAACTTCTTTCCGGCCTTCTTTCCACTTTCAATAAGAAATCTTGTTGCAACGACGGCAAACGCTGTTGCTGCAAAAAAGTTAGCAAGATCGAcaaccaagaaaagaaagtatcGTGCAAATGCgaaccaaagaaaaacccTCCATCGCTGCTAAGTGTAGCTTTAGATGAACTAGAATCCACTTGTAGTGGCAAAAATATCTTATCAAATGAACAAATCTATAACAGATGGAACTTGCTGGCTGATGATTTCAAGACAGCCTCTTTATTACCACCAAATTCTGGTATTTTGGGGCAGCTGGGtgcaaaatttttttcctttttcttattcacAAAGACAGGAAATCCCTCAGATGCCACAGATTTTGACTCTGTTTATGCAAGAGTTGGCGATAATTTAAGAGTATCTAATCTCAACGATGCTGTAGAAGAAGTTGTCTCTCTAGAAGGCTGGCCTCATAAAGTTTGTGAAGGTTGGATCGAAGATGCTAGAAGAAAACTCGAAGTCCAGCGGTTGGTAGAAATTCTTGACTGTGAAATAAGGACATTATGA
- the HEL1 gene encoding E3 ubiquitin-protein ligase HEL1 (similar to Saccharomyces cerevisiae HEL1 (YKR017C); ancestral locus Anc_1.286), translated as MSSGGENDHFYSFDEGDSSSIELYESQNTSEFTIHGLVFPKLTSVTSQESEFDINEDEDGVDTIYDGMLDTPITKNSKRILCEGSVPNLNYECLTTKGIFERMLQRVDHLQPVFAIPSADILILLQHYDWNEERLLEVWTEKMDNLLVELGLSITANVKKDNDHNSHFREVEFKNDFTCIICCDNKNTETFALECGHEYCISCYRHYIKDKLHEGNIISCMDCPLALKNDDIDKVMGHPSSSKLMDSSIKSFVQKHNRNYKWCPFADCKSIVHLRDTSSLPEYTRLHYSPFVKCNSFHRFCFNCGFEVHAPADCKITSAWVKKARKESENLNWVLSHTKECPKCSVNIEKNGGCNHMVCSSCKYEFCWICEGPWAPHGKNFFQCTMYKNTEDSKSKNAEDANKTLKKYAFYYRLFNEHEVSAKLDWNLGQTVGTKVHALQERMGISWIDGQFLSESLKVLNEGRTVLKWSFAVAFYSDASHNLTKIFVDNQMLLATAVEFLSELLQIKNPEVIMKRRPEFYNKAGYVENRTIALMECGRELLCKGICKVVE; from the coding sequence ATGAGTAGTGGTGGCGAAAACGATCATTTCTATAGTTTTGATGAAGGTGATTCCAGCTCTATTGAGCTTTATGAATCTCAAAATACATCTGAGTTTACCATACATGGACTAGTTTTTCCTAAATTGACTAGTGTGACAAGCCAAGAGTCAGAATTTGATattaatgaagatgaagacgGAGTCGATACCATATACGACGGAATGCTGGATACTCCTATTACAAAAAACAGCAAAAGAATACTATGCGAAGGAAGCGTACCGAACCTCAATTATGAATGTTTAACGACCAAGGgtatttttgaaaggatGCTTCAAAGAGTTGATCATTTACAACCCGTTTTTGCGATTCCATCTGCAGatatattgatattattacAACACTATGATTGGAATGAAGAACGTTTATTAGAAGTTTGGACTGAAAAAATGGACAACTTGCTTGTAGAGCTTGGCTTAAGTATTACGGCAAATGTTAAGAAAGATAACGATCATAATTCACACTTCAGGGAAGTCGAGTTCAAAAATGACTTTACATGTATTATTTGCTGTGATAACAAAAATACGGAAACGTTTGCATTAGAATGTGGCCATGAATATTGTATTAGTTGCTATCGTCATTATATCAAAGATAAGCTGCATGAGGGAAACATTATTTCATGTATGGACTGTCCCTTggcattgaaaaatgacgATATAGATAAGGTGATGGGACATCCTTCGAGTAGTAAATTGATGGATTCTTCAATCAAGAGCTTTGTCCAAAAGCATAATCGCAACTATAAATGGTGCCCATTTGCTGACTGTAAATCCATTGTGCACTTACGAGATACATCTTCATTACCTGAATATACCCGTTTGCATTATTCACCCTTCGTCAAGTGTAATTCGTTTCACAGGTTTTGTTTCAACTGTGGATTTGAGGTTCATGCCCCAGCAGATTGTAAAATAACCAGTGCTTGGGTTAAAAAGGCTAGAAAAGAATctgaaaatttgaattggGTTTTGTCTCATACTAAAGAATGTCCTAAGTGTTCTGtcaatattgaaaaaaatggtggTTGCAACCATATGGTTTGCTCAAGTTGCAAGTATGAATTTTGTTGGATTTGTGAAGGCCCTTGGGCACCCCATGGTAAGAACTTTTTCCAATGTACAATGTACAAGAATACTGAAGATAGTAAAAGTAAGAACGCTGAAGACGCCAATaaaacattgaaaaaatatgcgTTCTACTATAGATTATTTAACGAGCATGAAGTTTCAGCCAAATTGGATTGGAACCTTGGACAAACAGTGGGTACCAAAGTTCATGCATTACAAGAAAGGATGGGCATATCATGGATTGATGGACAATTTCTTTCAGAGAGTTTAAAAGTGCTAAATGAGGGACGGACTGTGCTAAAATGGTCTTTTGCCGTGGCATTTTATTCGGATGCATCACATAATTTGACTAAGATTTTCGTCGATAATCAAATGCTTTTAGCTACCGCAGTGGAATTTCTATCAGAGTTATtgcaaataaaaaaccCCGAAGTAATTATGAAACGAAGGCCAGAGTTTTATAATAAGGCTGGATATGTGGAAAATAGAACCATTGCTTTAATGGAGTGCGGTAGAGAACTGCTATGCAAAGGAATTTGTAAAGTTGTAGAGTGA
- the IRS4 gene encoding Irs4p (similar to Saccharomyces cerevisiae TAX4 (YJL083W) and IRS4 (YKR019C); ancestral locus Anc_1.284), whose amino-acid sequence MRLSFGKQRYHGGTTVALNEQGVSDSLHAAQAIFQNHSSEGSRPSPPFTVHTNAQIRSPEPSLQRPRQKQEQKKARIRTKQIPKIKTTAPNGIELSRKQTSKPADRDNVGTAQMAAALAHSQSKLNSDNNQPHSSTLDTSRVLETPNLSGLLRIQSHSSSGNTSNESLTLAQRTADNRSQENLFSPFSSSERLSSSSTEPATNKDGKKALLKRRPSPPLQTSTVDNGLLHETENMSSVSIDSRHSLNLDTSDVISNRSQMSLSQTINQLSLYESEPSIASSSTTTTTNNQGSGLPNLVPNYSSDMRKKKLVNKFKQKVFGAKPNHTPSQYEGDATNEELGQHEQQSSMKFKTTLRKTSVSATPENNHTYSQHARNVRYKYNSANDTYDIYSDTDSDSGSDQDQGTLTKPRKRDRFKRKIKNSANKTTHHRPIHRTRNRKFNEDKPWKSHTDITFVTDNERKRYESMWVSNRHRHLDLLSWWPTLNNESVVINTLPEDGLILNIIVCDIWKRSNLPDSLLAEIYTKVDTRKDGTLDRKSFIVGMWLVDQCLYGRKLPNVVEQCVWDSVDRYASTTVVPVSTLKAMAKQKKKQMKEEIKNIKKENRVVLIDHNSPS is encoded by the coding sequence ATGAGACTTTCGTTTGGTAAACAGCGTTATCATGGCGGAACCACGGTGGCATTGAATGAACAAGGCGTTTCCGATTCCTTGCACGCTGCGCAAGCtatctttcaaaaccaTTCCAGCGAGGGCAGTAGACCGTCTCCTCCATTTACAGTGCATACCAATGCTCAAATAAGGTCACCAGAGCCTTCGCTACAAAGGCCTAGACAGAAgcaagaacaaaagaaggCACGGATACGAACAAAACAGATTCCCAAGATCAAAACGACAGCGCCCAATGGTATCGAGTTGtcaagaaaacaaactTCAAAACCCGCAGATAGAGATAATGTTGGTACTGCACAAATGGCCGCGGCTTTAGCACATTCACAATCCAAACTTAACTCAGACAATAATCAGCCTCATTCTTCAACATTGGATACATCAAGAGTATTGGAAACTCCAAATCTGAGTGGTTTGCTCAGGATTCAATCCCATTCATCATCGGGAAACACTTCTAATGAATCATTGACGCTTGCCCAAAGAACTGCTGATAACAGATCTCAGGAAAACTTGTTTAGTCCGTTTAGTTCTAGTGAAAGGCTGTCCTCGAGCTCTACGGAACCTGCGACTAATAAAGATGGCAAGAAAGCTCTACTCAAACGTCGGCCTTCTCCTCCCTTGCAGACATCAACCGTCGATAATGGTCTCCTCCatgaaactgaaaataTGTCGTCAGTCAGTATCGATTCGAGGCATAGTCTAAATCTAGACACTTCAGACGTTATTTCAAATAGGTCTCAAATGAGTCTATCTCAGACAATTAACCAACTTTCGTTATATGAATCAGAACCATCCATTGCAAGCTCAAGTACTACGACGACGACGAATAACCAGGGAAGCGGGTTGCCCAACTTGGTTCCGAATTACTCATCCGATatgagaaagaagaagctgGTCAATAAGTTCAAACAGAAAGTTTTTGGCGCTAAGCCTAACCACACACCTTCACAATATGAAGGGGATGCGACTAATGAAGAGTTAGGGCAACATGAGCAACAGTCAAGTATGAAATTCAAGACAACACTGCGTAAAACCTCTGTAAGCGCAACCCCTGAAAACAATCATACGTACTCGCAACACGCAAGAAATGTAAGGTATAAATACAATTCTGCAAACGACACTTATGATATATATAGCGATACTGACTCTGATTCTGGGTCTGATCAGGATCAAGGTACTCTAACCAAGCCGCGTAAAAGAGATAgatttaaaagaaagattaaGAACTCTGCCAATAAAACAACACATCATAGGCCTATTCACCGTACAAGGAATCGAAAATTTAATGAGGATAAGCCTTGGAAATCCCATACAGATATAACATTCGTCACGGACAATGAAAGAAAGCGTTACGAAAGCATGTGGGTGAGCAACAGACACCGCCATCTGGACCTGTTAAGTTGGTGGCCTACATTGAACAATGAATCTGTAGTAATCAACACTTTACCAGAGGATGGATTGATCTTGAATATCATAGTCTGCGATATATGGAAGCGGTCCAACTTACCGGATAGTCTGTTGGCAGAAATTTACACTAAGGTAGACACAAGGAAAGATGGTACGTTAGATAGAAAATCTTTCATTGTGGGTATGTGGCTGGTCGATCAGTGCCTCTATGGCAGGAAACTGCCCAACGTTGTCGAACAATGCGTATGGGATAGCGTGGATAGATATGCTTCGACTACCGTAGTGCCAGTGAGTACGCTCAAGGCGATGGctaaacaaaagaaaaaacaaatgaaagaagaaatcaagaatATCAAGAAGGAAAACCGAGTAGTTCTCATAGACCACAATAGCCCATCGTGA
- the SMKI11G2230 gene encoding uncharacterized protein (similar to Saccharomyces cerevisiae YKR015C) produces the protein MFLDYSGYEALTEINSSFGKYILLLQRFESCRGLKGRLEMLKDLGKEFKIFEKLDTDDFRKSKNMVHRFYTMVISLKQIMEIGPLIRRNPAVLFVEFECPVEDCLDELDPLHPLNRVYIFIHKQWTYYYQYYIVEKVKKLILNMVPVKEDDWSILHKVVYSEGFVERQYKKKQYLGDIYIPQPLLKSNKITTMSNFSQLTRISKVRVYRFDAAIVCDANNYNKKTLNVKKLEDTELPNLIWTLEPEKFYVDMKPYKEHQERKKWREEAKLNMQAEEQENSTSKNSENNIEELEASAGLKNIIKTPLANKVVNIINNYAAVVTGYVTDVEKINDSNQRKEDDIPEISYGEIGQEFGSQLQVSSGTSMENACFQSRFQNNYENDISWNTTMRDIDPVYMTEQCARVWRKEQQMLGLEKAKAFERKLHKDTMIVSKKQFEEPGKDSKRRKRVHNVTSRRIIATTASKHDDFKQEKYCYEEETHGLMRDYFKVKLNISVHGNRMQREKDKRSHALTIDNNSNNFENINNMTNKTQEVGLASLTDIHFKDVVIVKFRGFRSKLRKLRINA, from the coding sequence ATGTTTCTGGATTATTCTGGATACGAGGCCCTTACTGAAATTAATTCTTCCTTTGGGAAGTATATCCTGTTATTGCAGCGGTTTGAAAGTTGTCGGGGCTTGAAAGGCCGGCTTGAAATGCTTAAGGATTTGGGGAAAGAATTCAAGATATTTGAGAAGCTGGATACAGATGACTTCAgaaaatctaaaaataTGGTTCACAGATTTTATACTATGGTTATCTCTTTAAAGCAAATCATGGAAATTGGACCATTGATCAGGCGCAATCCTGCTGTGTTATTTGTCGAATTTGAGTGTCCGGTAGAAGACTGTCTGGATGAATTGGATCCGTTGCATCCACTGAACAGGGTCTACATATTCATTCATAAGCAATGGACCtattattatcaatattatATAGTTGagaaagtaaagaaattaattCTTAATATGGTTCCCgtaaaagaagatgattgGAGTATTCTTCATAAAGTTGTTTATTCTGAAGGGTTCGTTGAAAGgcaatataaaaagaagcaaTACCTAGGTGACATCTACATTCCACAACCATTATTaaaaagtaataaaatTACTACTATGTCCAACTTTTCTCAACTCACTAGAATCTCCAAGGTTCGGGTCTACAGGTTCGACGCTGCAATAGTGTGTGATGCTAATaattacaacaaaaaaaccCTGAATGTCAAAAAGCTTGAAGATACAGAGCTTCCCAATCTTATATGGACTCTGGAACCTGAGAAATTTTACGTTGACATGAAGCCTTACAAGGAACACCAGgagagaaagaaatggagAGAAGAAGCCAAGCTTAATATGCAAGCTGAAGAACAGGAGAACAGCACTTCGAAGAACAGTGAAAACAACATTGAAGAACTTGAAGCATCAGCAGgattgaaaaatatcattaaaaCTCCCCTTGCCAATAAGGTCGTTAATATAATTAATAACTACGCTGCTGTTGTAACAGGATATGTAACAGAtgtagaaaaaataaatgataGCAATCAACGGAAGGAAGACGATATACCAGAAATATCATACGGTGAGATAGGTCAAGAATTCGGAAGCCAACTTCAAGTTAGTTCAGGAACATCGATGGAAAATGCGTGCTTCCAGTCCAGATTCCAGAATAATtatgaaaatgatatatCTTGGAACACAACCATGCGAGATATAGATCCAGTTTACATGACAGAGCAATGCGCTAGGGTTTGGAGAAAGGAGCAACAAATGTTGGGTTTGGAGAAAGCTaaagcttttgaaagaaaacttcATAAAGACACGATGATAGTAAGCAAAAAACAGTTCGAAGAACCAGGTAAAGATTCGAAAAGACGCAAAAGAGTTCATAATGTCACATCTAGAAGAATAATAGCAACCACGGCCAGTAAACACGATGATTTTAAGCAGGAAAAATACTGttatgaagaagaaacacaTGGCCTAATGAGAGACTACTTTAAGGTTAAGCTCAACATATCAGTTCATGGAAACCGAATGCAACGAGAAAAAGACAAGAGAAGCCATGCACTTACAATAGATAATAACTCGAACAATTTTGAGAACATCAACAACATGACCAATAAAACTCAAGAAGTTGGACTAGCCAGCTTAACCGATATCCACTTCAAGGATGTCGTAATTGTAAAGTTTAGAGGCTTCAGGTCCAAACTTAGAAAGCTTAGAATAAATGCCTAA